In the Hermetia illucens chromosome 1, iHerIll2.2.curated.20191125, whole genome shotgun sequence genome, GATATTTTTCAAGTAAGTCTTTTTATAATGAATAAGTTatcgaaaattttcaattatccAATTTTCATTTGTTAGTATGCTCCTTCAAATAAACTCGAAGCCCAAATTGTTAAGGCCTCTCTGTATAATGATTCTGTCTACAAAGAACCTTATGGCGGTGATCTAGTAAGATGTTATGCAATTAAGGCGCCAAAAGATTGCATCGGTGTTCGCACGAATACGACTTTATCCTATTATGCGCTCAATTCGAAGGTGATTTGAATGAACACAAACATATGTTGTAAAATAAACGGGAAGCATGctatttttaatttatctaTAATCAACAGATATCCGGTTTATGGCCACAATTGTTCCCTAATAATGATTACCCACTGATATCGCCTAATGCTGTTGTAGAGTCCAGACAAATTAAGGACATCGCCGTTGCAGACAATGCAAAATTATCTGAGAAAACATCTCTTACTTTGACGACGTTTGGACTTCATTGTACGGTTAACCCGAAAGTTATTATCACAAACAGTGTCATCATGGGGCATGCTGTTATTGAAGAAGGGTAAGTCATCAATACAAATTTCAATAGTTTCAATATCATTGCAAATCActgcaatttttcataaataatgGCATTTGGCACCACTATAAATGCGTGGTGATGGTTTTATTCGACACATttcttctaagattttccatttTGCTTTCCAATTTCAGATGCAAAATTAGTAACTCAATTGTTTGTAATCGTGCCGTAATTAAGAAAGGATCCATTCTTAAAAACTGCCTAATTGGACCGAGTTTCGTGGTAGATGAAGAATCGACAAAAGAAATGGTGCACTTAACAAATGCCGGCGGTTTCAtggaaattgaataaattatgTTTTACTAACAAATGTGTGTGTTTGATTTCTTAATTTATTCTCTTTTATTTGTTAAGTTTCTGCGAGAATCCGCAACAAAATTTGAACAATCATAACCAGTTTCTTTGAGGAAatttatccgacgtcaagttgGACTGAAATCATATTTTATGGATGAAAAGTTAACTTGGTGACTTATAACTGACTTTTTGTCATTTGCAAATATAAATGAGAATGCTTGGATGCTGAATAATTAATTGAGACTGCTTGATCTGGGTATATAAAAGTTGCACGAAATTTTTCGTGAATATAGTTTGTCCATAAACCTTTAACCAAACCACAATGATTGAGGACGTGCCGATAATATCCATAAATGTGAAAATTCTCAAGTTCTGGTCTTTTATTTTGGTGCATAACTGGCGTCGTTATATAAGTATAATACCAGCCATGATTATGAATGTTGCACAATTTCTCGATATGTATTTTACAACGGAACCGATTGATTCCATTGCCAGGAATTTTTACTTTGTGGTATTATGGTTTATTGCGGTTATGCGGGCTTTGTACTTGACTGCAAATCGACGTAAATTTGAAGTTTTCATGGAGAACTTGGAGTATATGTACCATGAAATTAAGGTACATCATCACGCTCAACAACGATTTTAACGTTCAACCTGTCTTATGACCTTTTACAGAGGGATGGTGAGAAACCAATTGTAAATTTATTAAATGAAGTGACAAACAATGCGAGGAGaatttcgaaattcaatttgGCTTTTGCAGCTTTTGTAAGCACTGGTTTTGTGCTATATCCTCTGTTTACAGGCGATCGAGGTAATTTATCTTATTTTAAGTATAATGCACCTGCAATTGTCTTCAAAGGTAATGCCACAGTCATACTACTTGACTTGAAACTACGTTTGGAATATACGAGTAATTTCCATTTCCTCTACATCGTTAGCTGACACCTGCAGTATCTGAAGCAGTTGTATTTATTTGTTagaaaaaagattttattaACTAGTTCTCGtgaattttgcaaatttctgtttttgattttggtcttttttactttttttgtgtggaacaaagccttattaaaatcgattcactgtgtgTCTGCCTAGATCGTCATGAAATGTGGCGAGAATATGTTGTCTATGAAATCCTTTACATATAACGAGTGATATCATTTTGCTTTGGGTTTAACGATAGACCTCCCCATATATGCggggatcaaatgaaaggactcaagtAGTACTTTTGAAAAATGACTATTTCCGATATTGGTTGAAACATAGGCGAGTGAGGGTGTAGTGTTCGCGGCTTAGCGGCATGGATGATATTTTATTCGCCGTTTCCAAGGTCAATTTGATaagagaatgcattcaataatatgtaatattcccttctttttctacgattCTAATACCCGTTAACTTCCCTAATTACCCCTCCCAATTTCATAATTCCAATCCCGACAGTTATTTATATTAAACATCtaacaattaaaaaaattaatttgactTAGTAGGTGTATAACTTTGCTTCCGCCGTTTTTCGATAGATGGGTTTAGAGATTAGTGGTGATTAGAACTGTCGAGTCTAAAGTATTATTTGGCAACTTTATATATCAGCACCACTTCCAAACATAAGTGATATTGTACTCgtttcatatatttttaatcGTTTGCTGAGACTCATCGAGTACTCTTGGATACGTATGGCAAGGCAGCTTTTAGTAAAAGGACatgttgtgaatggtttcaacATGTCAAGGACGGCGATTTCAACTTTAAAAATCGCCATGACAATGGAAGGGAAAAGGTGTTTGAAGATGACGAGTTGACCACTTTTGCAAAACCCAAGAAGAATTGGCTAAATCATTGCATATGACCAAGCCAGCCATTTTCAAGCGCCTCCAAGCATTGGGAATGGTTGAGAAGCATGGAAATTGGCTGCCGTATGAGTTGAAGCCGAGGGATTTTGAACGACGTTTGTTTGCTTGTGAACAGTTGCTTCCAAAGCAACGATGGAAGGGATTTCTGTACCGTGTTGTGACTGGGGACGAAAAATGGGTTCACTACCATAATCCCAAGCGCAGAAAATCATGGTGTTTGCCCGGCCATGATTCCACATCGACAGCCAGACTCAATATTCATGGCTGGTGCAGTTTACTAAGAGCTGCTAAAACTGAGTGAAACCATCACAGGCGAACGATGTCGAACTCAAATGATGCATTTGAGACGGGCACTGAATGAAAAACAGCCTCAGATCGAGGAAAGGCTCGAAAAAGTGCTTTTGCTGCATGACAATGCTCGCCCCCATGTGGCGCGGCCAGTGAAAACGTACCTGGAAACGACTAGATTGGAAGTTCTACCCCAGCCATCGTACTCTCCTGACATTGCTTCATCTGATTACCATCTTTTCCGATCAATGGCGCTCAACTTAAAGAGAATGAAGTGAAAAGTTGAATTGATTCGTGAATTGCCTCAAATGATGATGAGTCCTTTCGACGCGCACATACTctgtgtgtatccgagaaaactctcGCATtcactccacagaccatctttcatCCGTCAGTGGAGAATACTGTGTAATAGCCTTGAAAACTGTTGCTGGAAAATgcacagcaaaatttctcgtaAAGTTCTGCTTGCATGTTAAATGTAACTATGGTCGTGGGGTTTCACTATCCAGCATCCGAACTCACGTAGTCTAACAGCACTatacgctacaacgtatttaatgtggatgtCTAGGTGGAGTgggtgcaggagtacattgagagcatctgccgggcaggactgcagagtcccGGCAGCACCTGCACACatgattctttgaatcctattaatcttcgttctattgtactttttgctcagccCCATACAAAGAATTGTACGTTAGAATGGAATGTaccacggctgtgtacatccagagaaccatcctcagtCGGAGAAGGCCATACAGGTCTTCTTAACCCTTAGTTCTATGTTCAGTTTCCAACTTAGCTTCGGatctaggattacacccagatattttacattggaGAAAAGAATCAGTCTTTGTTTATTTAGCCGTGCAGGTGGAATTCGGGTATCcatggcttggtggtgaatcgcatcagttccgttttggttggatttatgtcgAGTCCGAATCTTGCGACCCAGAGGCACACCTTTCCAacgcttcttccatgatgtAATAATCGAGGGAAACATCCCTGtttccaatatcaccaagtcgtcggcatacgccatcatcctcacccaatatccgtaaaatttagtccatcactatcaaccagagcaccgaaAAAATGCCACCACCGTGGACCGTAGCTCTGCTCACAGCTCTATTCAAGTGCGCCACcttccagatccgactggattatcttggTTCTTAGCCTTGATGTTTTCCAATGTgtaagatacccttccaatctaatgctggtcaaggcttccttattGAAGTTGTTACTAACATTGTTCAATGCTCCCTCAATATTCAGGAAGGCAGCTACTTACAATTGCTCATGGAGaatggtttctgtggatttgcctttgaggtaagcGTGTtgagacttagagaaaggcgttctcacCATAATCGTCTTTAAATGGATGTCCAAGACGCGCTCAAGAGTCTTCAATACGAAGAAGGTGAGACTGAATGGTCGAAAATCCTTCagggactcatggccgcgcctgcctgctttcggtatgaaaaccatgcGTGCGCATCTACAAGACTGTGGTACATACCCCAAAGAGATacaactccggtaaatctctaCAAGCCACAGCagaaccctttcttgctgcatCTCTAGCATGacaggcattatgccatctgggcccgcaGATTTATATGCGAAGAAGTTGTTTATAGCTCAGCCGATTTTAtaaccggtaattaccgatttgatagtctcgcacaactGAGATTacataccctccaagcaagcctttgactcacagtcctcctcgctgacggggaagtgcgtctgaaccagcaactCCAGGGTTTCACCGgaagattccatccaggagTCTTCctaatttttaagaaaggataggcTCCTATGCTCCTTGGACAGATTCTACAATGTTCTGAAATGGAAATCTAACCTGGTTTCAGGGAAACAATTCATACTATTGCCCACAAGCTCGACCAATTAAAGAAATAATGCTCAAGTTTTATTATCACATCGATATAGAACTTGATATATGATTCTTAGTAACACTATTGCCGGAAGCATGACAAGGAATCGTGGGGAGTGGATGTTTGTAGGTCGATTATAGTGTTGAACATGTGTTTATATTGCCGGGATTGTTCGGCGAATTATTGGATGTCTGCGATGGCTTGATCTGCAGGAAACTGTGTGAATAGTGTCAATAATCTTTGATCGGGCCAGTTTGATCTTACCACTTgtcctttttttaaatttcaaagcaAGTATGCCgccattatttattaaaaagtttACCGTAATGTTAAATAGAATTTGTATGCGCATACACCCGATCTTATTACCAACCTAGCTTTGCCATTTGGCGTCACAATTCCGGGTGTTGATAAGTATGCTGAGCCAGCCTACGGTATCATCTATGCATGGCAAGTAATCATCACTCCTATGGGATGTTGCATGTACATATCCTTCACGAGCATTGTTGTCGGTTATATGATGTTTGGAACGGTAGCCGCCCAATATTTACAACATCGACTAAGGAAGCTACGGGAGCCTGGTGATACTGATAGAATGGTGATGATGAAAATTGTTTGGTGTGTACAATACCATCGGAGGTTGATAAGgtaaattatatttttgataTAATATAGGATGTTTCAAAAGATTCATCTGACCACTTTTAGGTACACCTCTCAATTGAACGATTTGGTTACATATGTCTCTTTCCTTGAGTTTGTTACATTTGTTGCCACAATCTGCGCCTTGTTATTTGCTTTGAATATTGTAAGTAAAATTCTAACGTTTTACATTTTTATATTGATCTTTGAACATTCTTAGCACATTTCATTGAAGTTCAGCTTATTTTCGTCTATTGAGTGTCGGAgattttttgtgaaaacaaacaatttttttatctatatatattttttttaacattttaaatAATCTTTGTGTTTTGTTAATACTTAGTCCTAGTCAAACAACATTTTGATTAACATATAATGGATACCCCAATTTAAAAAACACTTAGCAGTTAGTAAACTTGATCTAAGGTTATAACTATAGAACTTAAATTAACAAAGTTGATTAGAGGGGAGAGGTGGAGGAAGGTATAGAGAGTGGGAATGGCgacctgccttcatccagatcgagtaggcgctgattggcgcgagatctcgggctgcacatcaatgaaggcaagacaaagtgtatggtggcaacgtcagcaccaaaaaccaaccaatcaacaacatcgaaccgcactggtcaaacgagaagaataaagataggagactacaactttgagaccgttgataatttctcctatctagggtcgaaaatcacaatcgattacagctacgatgatgaaatccgcgcacgattgttggcagccaacagagcttacaaaaacttccgcttaaaacgtctcaccatagggtcaaagctcttactgtacaagacaatgatcttgccagtcctcatgtattcctcggagacttgggttcttagcaagaaaaattacgaattcttggccgtgttcgagagaagaatcctctgaaaatagcatgaccgtcaggttgtggataaaatccgactcaataggttgcggtgggcgggtcacttaatccgtatggatgaggatgatccagctcggaaaatctataagggcaatatctatggtagaaaaagaagacgaggcagaccctgcctaagatggggcgatggcataggtcaggacaccagaaagcttttagggatatcgaattggcggacttcGGGGCAAAatccggatgtctggagttccttattaaagcaggcctagaccggataccagttgttgcgcggttgatgatgatgatgattacttgCTTTCTTCTATCCGATATTAAACCTTTCTTCCAATTGTTCATCTTtactttttggaaatttcaatATGGGCCTTACAGGtgaacggttttttttttatttttataccaACAGAAGTTCATATTGATAAGAAAATGATAAACACTGTGCAATACATTTTTGCATGACTTCAattgtttgttttaatttttttgttagttGCCGCCTCTATTTCAGTAAAAATACTTTATCAAACCTTGCACTGTTACTTTATATGAATTTACCTATTTTCCAGGTGACGACATTTCAACAAATGTTTATTGTCTCCACATATATCTTTATGAGAGTAATACAGATCTTCACTATGTATTGGCATGCTAATGAATTATCAGACCAGGTAAGTTCAATGCTCGTTCCCgttatttactattattattattccaataTCAATATGAGAGTACTTGTAGAATGTCGGGATTAAAGCAAATAATGAACAATTTGGTCATTCGAGTTTAATCattgtttttataaattttattgctaAATTATAGCATTGAAGGTATAGTGCGTTTTGAAAAACTTGCTTTATGTTATACAGAGCACTAAAGTGGCCATTGCAGCATACGATTCTCCATGGGTGGACTTCAATGTACCCGCTAGAAAGGCGTTGGTTTTTATCATTTTGGTAGCTCAGAAACCATTATCGGTAAGTATCCTTGGCAATTTCAATTTGTGGAATACCAAACTTAAAAGTT is a window encoding:
- the LOC119661289 gene encoding odorant receptor 49b-like, producing the protein MIEDVPIISINVKILKFWSFILVHNWRRYISIIPAMIMNVAQFLDMYFTTEPIDSIARNFYFVVLWFIAVMRALYLTANRRKFEVFMENLEYMYHEIKRDGEKPIVNLLNEVTNNARRISKFNLAFAAFVSTGFVLYPLFTGDRALPFGVTIPGVDKYAEPAYGIIYAWQVIITPMGCCMYISFTSIVVGYMMFGTVAAQYLQHRLRKLREPGDTDRMVMMKIVWCVQYHRRLIRYTSQLNDLVTYVSFLEFVTFVATICALLFALNIVTTFQQMFIVSTYIFMRVIQIFTMYWHANELSDQSTKVAIAAYDSPWVDFNVPARKALVFIILVAQKPLSIMVGNIYPMTMQTFQSILNAAYSFFTILSQIYG